A region from the Drosophila bipectinata strain 14024-0381.07 chromosome 3R, DbipHiC1v2, whole genome shotgun sequence genome encodes:
- the LOC108119795 gene encoding MYG1 protein C27H6.8, which produces MLGRLLLPRFRQLARMTGGTPPKRSPLWIGTHSGTFHCDEVVACFMLKQLPEYENAQIFRSRDDKELREKCDIIVDVGGEYDHGKKWYDHHQKTFGETLKSVRPELGKEFDVIRLSSAGLVYSHYGERVIQSILQKERGIQLTPQNLHLAFVQIYRNFISELDAIDNGVPMFEGGEPVYKISTHLSARIGKLNPSWHETGVDIEQRFNQAMDAAGREFVQNVIEVSCSWIAARDHVREALELAKSVYPSGEILFLKTFCPWKAHLADLEKEYQVEGLPKLVVFNDGTSWRVAGVPVSPSSFLGRKFLPTPWRGLRDEELSELAGIKDLVFVHHSGFIGGAKTEEAAMSMAKKSIEWSEE; this is translated from the exons ATGCTTGGACGACTTCTTTTACCGCGTTTTC GACAACTGGCTAGAATGACTGGAGGCACACCCCCTAAACGCTCGCCCTTGTGGATCGGCACTCACAGCGGCACCTTTCACTGCGACGAGGTGGTGGCCTGTTTCATGCTGAAACAACTGCCCGAATACGAAAACGCACAGATTTTCCGCAGCCGGGACGACAAAGAATTAAGGGAAAAGTGTGATATTATTGTTGATGTAGGAGGCGAGTATGATCATGGGAAGAAGTGGTATGATCACCACCAAAAAACCTTTGGAGAAACACTAAAAAGTGTTCGTCCTGAACTTGGCAAGGAATTCGACGTTATCAG GCTTAGCAGTGCTGGCTTGGTCTATAGCCATTATGGCGAGAGAGTCATCCAAAGCATATTGCAAAAGGAACGGGGCATTCAATTGACTCCGCAGAACCTCCACTTAGCCTTTGTGCAGATTTACAGGAACTTTATCAGTGAGCTAGACGCTATCGACAACGGTGTCCCCATGTTCGAGGGAGGAGAACCAGTGTACAAGATTTCCACTCATCTTTCCGCCCGGATAGGAAAACTGAATCCCTCCTGGCACGAGACTGGCGTGGATATTGAACAGAGGTTCAACCAGGCAATGGATGCCGCTGGTCGGGAATTCGTTCAGAACGTAATAGAAGTTTCCTGTTCCTGGATTGCCGCCAGGGATCATGTTCGCGAAGCTTTGGAACTGGCAAAGAGTGTTTATCCTTCCGGCGAGATTCTTTTCTTAAAGACGTTCTGCCCTTGGAAGGCTCATTTGGCAGATCTAGAGAAAGAATACCAGGTTGAGGGTTTACCCAAGCTAGTGGTATTTAATGATGGAACTAGTTGGAGAGTCGCTGGGGTGCCTGTGAGTCCTAGCAGCTTCCTCGGGCGCAAGTTCCTTCCCACACCATGGCGAGGATTGCGAGATGAAGAGCTATCTGAACTGGCAGGAATAAAAGACCTTGTCTTCGTTCACCATAGTGGTTTCATTGGCGGTGCTAAAACCGAAGAGGCTGCCATGTCAATGGCTAAGAAATCCATTGAGTGGTCCGAGGAGTAA
- the Prosbeta3 gene encoding proteasome subunit beta type-3, giving the protein MSILAYNGGCVVAMRGKDCVAIATDHRFGVQAQTISTDFKKVFHIAPRMFLGLTGLQTDILTVRDRLMFRKNLYETRENREMAPKPFSAMLSSFLYEHRFGPYFIEPVVAGLDPNTLEPFICNMDLIGCPNQPDDFVVAGTCAEQLYGMCETLWKPDLEPDQLFEVIAQSMMNAFDRDAMSGWGATVYIIEKDKITERSLKTRMD; this is encoded by the coding sequence ATGTCGATTTTAGCTTATAACGGAGGATGTGTTGTGGCGATGCGCGGCAAGGACTGTGTGGCCATCGCCACGGATCACCGTTTCGGAGTGCAGGCCCAGACCATCTCGACGGACTTCAAGAAGGTGTTCCACATCGCCCCTCGTATGTTCCTGGGACTCACCGGCCTCCAGACAGATATCCTCACTGTTCGCGATCGCCTGATGTTCCGCAAGAATCTGTACGAGACGCGCGAAAATCGGGAGATGGCCCCCAAACCCTTCTCAGCGATGTTGTCCAGTTTCCTATACGAGCACCGTTTTGGCCCGTATTTCATTGAGCCGGTAGTGGCAGGACTGGACCCCAACACTCTCGAACCCTTCATATGCAATATGGATTTGATTGGTTGCCCTAACCAGCCCGATGACTTTGTGGTGGCCGGTACATGTGCAGAGCAGTTGTACGGCATGTGCGAGACTCTCTGGAAACCAGACTTGGAGCCTGACCAGCTGTTTGAGGTCATCGCTCAGTCTATGATGAATGCCTTTGACCGCGACGCTATGAGCGGTTGGGGTGCCACGGTCTACATCATTGAGAAGGACAAGATTACGGAGCGCTCACTGAAGACCCGCATGGACTAG
- the Iru gene encoding E3 ubiquitin-protein ligase Iruka has protein sequence MAEAMVEDRAADPKRFFCHMCNVEINIPNADFTCPLCANGFVEELPANAPESASPAAATTSGGRSGSSGSTGSQDGQSRSSSSAGSQVNVESLRNDIVSLLSMRNVPNLEITIEPNRRHGNVVHLGGFGGPSASSSAGLTAGGRVRPANLDRLDNVLFDFLQSLPLAGATAEIVTGPGGSVGGGGNSHMFFMGNPGDYAWGREGLDTIVTQMLNQMETSGPPPLSSQRINEIPNVQITTEEVDRKIQCSICWDDFKLDETVRKLPCSHLYHENCIVPWLNLHSTCPICRKSLADDGSDADEEFVLLDGFSGENGADAARNSTSNATGTENPAPTNSTSSSTQTPMDRNRARTEASANPAQPRNNVFTFDDDNMFLD, from the coding sequence ATGGCTGAGGCAATGGTGGAGGACCGGGCCGCAGACCCAAAGCGCTTCTTCTGCCACATGTGCAATGTGGAAATCAACATTCCCAACGCGGACTTCACCTGCCCGCTGTGTGCCAACGGCTTCGTGGAGGAGCTACCGGCGAACGCGCCAGAATCGGCTTCCCCGGCGGCTGCCACCACTAGCGGTGGGCGGTCAGGCAGCAGTGGATCCACGGGCTCACAAGATGGCCAAAGCAGAAGCAGCTCATCTGCAGGCTCTCAGGTTAACGTTGAGTCGCTGCGCAATGACATAGTCTCGCTACTAAGTATGCGGAATGTGCCGAACCTGGAGATAACCATCGAACCAAATAGGAGACATGGCAATGTGGTGCACCTGGGCGGGTTCGGAGGACCTTCGGCTAGTTCCTCGGCCGGTTTGACCGCCGGGGGGCGTGTGCGCCCGGCAAATCTTGATCGTCTTGACAATGTTCTGTTTGACTTTCTGCAGAGTCTGCCTTTGGCCGGCGCCACAGCTGAAATAGTTACTGGACCTGGAGGAAGTGTCGGTGGGGGTGGTAATTCTCACATGTTTTTTATGGGAAACCCTGGAGACTACGCATGGGGCCGAGAGGGCTTGGACACTATTGTCACCCAGATGCTCAACCAGATGGAGACCTCGGGACCGCCACCGTTATCATCGCAGCGTATTAACGAGATACCCAACGTGCAGATCACTACCGAGGAGGTGGACCGAAAGATTCAGTGCTCTATATGCTGGGACGATTTCAAACTTGACGAAACTGTGCGGAAATTACCGTGTTCGCATCTATACCACGAGAATTGCATTGTGCCATGGTTAAATCTCCACAGCACCTGTCCCATTTGCCGGAAATCACTTGCGGACGACGGCAGCGATGCCGACGAGGAATTCGTCCTATTGGACGGATTTTCTGGCGAGAATGGAGCAGATGCTGCCAGGAATTCCACCAGCAATGCTACAGGAACGGAGAACCCAGCCCCTACCAACAGTACCAGCAGCTCCACCCAAACTCCGATGGACCGAAACAGAGCCCGTACGGAGGCATCCGCGAATCCCGCCCAGCCTCGCAACAACGTCTTCACATTTGACGACGACAACATGTTTCTGGACTAA
- the LOC108119804 gene encoding uncharacterized protein, whose amino-acid sequence MIHESNNEFVALSDVVRKQYVLYLERQLQENVKAWAGKSRNHHQPTALACIPQSVIQLEDRALKACMAAQVYQRVMVKMITVVRKNTQDCRLANIIFEQIQSQTSPVKGVEAPIRGHQLEDKATQTGWSEAHNGYLSQTERDEFGSHELQRKIDLFQASLEESETKNESLCKICRSKTMITETNHMDTQASPVCETEDEVAQELATLFGDDRIDLNDIFGIEPTAVTDDPQISVILEEIEKADLPCSKKTEETPSPTVPSSPSVPDRGPDLRQSRWPCELYAQRKKLNACLIRSLEADWRCEDRLREIFRDIFGEDSDDEFATEISSPSIDMLDEVLLASCLRRICPWIVCQLMGPLEDGLIANRFLFKKLAKQLAHSIVMINPYCSEQQIKKAVEQLFCLRPGGIQSAHDLTNLPPLDVEKFDTY is encoded by the exons ATGATACACGAAAGCAATAACGAGTTTGTGGCACTCTCAGATGTG GTACGAAAGCAATATGTTCTGTATTTGGAGCGACAGTTACAGGAGAACGTTAAAGCCTGGGCGGGGAAATCCAGAAACCATCACCAGCCGACTGCTCTGGCCTGCATCCCGCAGAGCGTAATTCAGCTGGAGGACCGGGCCCTTAAGGCATGCATGGCGGCACAAGTGTACCAAAGAGTAATGGTCAAGATg ATAACCGTTGTAAGAAAAAACACCCAGGACtgccggctggccaatattattTTCGAGCAAATTCAATCTCAAACAAGTCCTGTCAAAGGCGTGGAGGCGCCCATTAGGGGCCACCAACTAGAGGATAAAGCCACGCAAACGGGCTGGAGTGAAGCTCACAATGGATATTTATCTCAAACAGAGAGGGATGAATTTGGTAGCCATGAGCTACAGCGAAAAATCGATTTATTTCAAGCTAGCCTCGAGGAATCTGAAACTAAAAACGAATCTCTTTGTAAGATATGTCGTAGTAAAACAATGATCACGGAGACGAATCACATGGACACTCAGGCCTCACCCGTTTGTGAAACTGAAGACGAGGTAGCCCAAGAGCTGGCTACGCTCTTTGGAGACGACCGCATCGATCTTAATGATATTTTCGGCATTGAGCCCACCGCTGTGACCGATGATCCACAGATTTCAGTCATACTGGAGGAAATTGAAAAGGCCGATCTGCCATGCTCAAAAAAGACTGAAGAAACACCCTCCCCCACAGTTCCATCTTCTCCATCCGTTCCGGATAGAGGACCAGATCTCCGTCAGAGTCGCTGGCCCTGCGAACTCTACGCCCAGAGGAAGAAGCTTAATGCCTGTCTGATCAGATCATTAGAGGCCGACTGGCGGTGCGAGGATAGATTGAGGGAGATCTTTCGGGACATCTTTGGCGAGGACAGCGATGATGAGTTTGCCACTGAAATCTCGAGCCCCTCGATCGACATGCTTGACGAGGTGCTGCTGGCCAGCTGCTTGCGCCGGATTTGTCCTTGGATTGTATGTCAATTAATGGGTCCTCTGGAAGATGGCTTAATCGCCAATCGATTCCTGTTCAAGAAGTTGGCCAAGCAGCTGGCTCACTCGATTGTTATGATAAATCCCTACTGCTCGGAGCAGCAAATCAAAAAGGCAGTGGAGCAACTTTTTTGCTTAAGACCTGGAGGAATCCAGAGCGCACATGATCTAACCAACTTGCCGCCCCTGGATGTGGAGAAATTCGATACTTATTGA
- the Kcmf1 gene encoding E3 ubiquitin-protein ligase Kcmf1 isoform X1, whose amino-acid sequence MSRHEGVSCDSCLKSNFNGRRYKCLICYDYDLCADCYEDGVTSTRHLVEHPMQCILTRSDIELYFGGEMLTSDQPQSFTCPYCKKMGFSDATLLEHVSAEHTETSLEVVCPVCAGLPGGEPNLVTDDFAGHLTLEHRQGPRELISFLDEPSAIRHGGGVRRIPGRTLGGPRTRRSNMHFSSSSGLSALSPSGRESVDPIAELLSQLSGVRRGGPPTSQLQQLQMQMQLDRQQVTASRQIDRLPRRAHPIASTSNLNAAMAEVISGGTGNGGGGSGAVGSGSGGGSGGTAPPNLRTTEWPVTASFSTSASNHSQTQSSLAPNSLNAREVAVGTSTSGTNTLGISVGVGGTANGNGAGSTGIGVVGGANGQAVGQVGAPAGETLLLSQFMQPTLTEAEWANLERKRGERSMFVQSLMLSMLCTEALDLNDSDESLSKSDNVNKGQQQQQQDDAEAETLLNNNADVEQQPQPAMVRQVNQMQQTSPEDFVCDEYRYKNKKANTTQSGAASGVGGGGLGGGGGAVAGPGAAAAPGGGSTGGAGSKPTADRGIERRGGGRPPPAEMATGSQQPQQQQSTANTAASQQKYKQNANGAAATANTNQIPDTR is encoded by the exons ATGAGTCGACATGAAG GCGTCAGCTGCGATTCATGTCTTAAGAGCAACTTTAACGGAAGGAGATACAAGTGCTTGATTTGCTATGACTATGATCTGTGCGCCGACTGTTACGAGGATGGCGTCACTTCCACGCGCCATTTGGTCGAGCACCCCATGCAGTGCATTCTTACCCGCTCCGACATCGAGCTGTACTTTGGCGGCGAGATGCTAACCTCTGATCAGCCACAGAGTTTCACGTGTCCCTACTGCAAGAAAATGGGCTTCAGTGACGCCACCTTGCTGGAGCACGTCTCCGCCGAGCACACGGAGACCAGTCTGGAAGTGGTCTGTCCGGTCTGTGCCGGTCTGCCGGGCGGGGAGCCGAATCTAGTCACAGACGACTTCGCCGGTCACCTTACACTGGAACACAGGCAGGGACCGCGCGAGCTCATTTCCTTTCTG GACGAGCCTTCGGCCATCCGTCATGGTGGTGGAGTGCGTCGGATTCCCGGACGCACCCTCGGAGGACCGCGGACAAGGCGCTCCAACATGCACTTCAGCTCGTCGAGCGGACTGTCGGCCTTGTCGCCCTCGGGTCGGGAATCTGTTGATCCCATTGCAGAACTGTTGTCGCAGCTTTCCGGAGTGAGGAGGGGTGGTCCGCCTACGTCGCAGCTGCAACAGCtacagatgcagatgcagTTGGATCGTCAGCAGGTGACG GCATCGCGCCAAATCGATCGGCTGCCAAGGCGTGCGCATCCCATAGCCTCAACATCGAACTTGAATGCAGCCATGGCCGAAGTGATCAGCGGTGGAACAGGAAACGGAGGCGGAGGAAGCGGCGCAGTTGGAAGTGGTAGTGGTGGCGGCAGCGGAGGCACCGCTCCGCCCAACCTGCGCACCACTGAGTGGCCAGTGACAGCGAGCTTCTCGACATCAGCCAGCAATCACTCGCAGACTCAGTCGAGTCTGGCCCCCAACAGCCTCAATGCTAGAGAAGTA GCGGTCGGCACTAGCACCAGTGGCACCAATACCCTGGGCATCAGTGTAGGTGTTGGCGGAACGGCCAACGGCAATGGAGCAGGATCGACCGGAATAGGAGTCGTTGGTGGAGCTAATGGTCAGGCAGTCGGCCAGGTGGGAGCGCCAGCCGGCGAGACCCTTTTGCTGTCTCAGTTCATGCAGCCTACGCTTACTGAGGCTGAGTGGGCGAACTTGGAGCGCAAGCGGGGAGAACG ttccaTGTTTGTGCAGTCGCTTATGCTGTCGATGCTCTGCACTGAGGCACTGGACTTGAATGACTCCGATGAGAGCTTGAGCAAGAGTGATAATGTAAATAAggggcaacaacaacagcagcaggatgACGCCGAGGCGGAGACGCTGCTGAATAACAACGCCGACGTGGAGCAGCAACCACAACCGGCGATGGTGCGACAGGTGAATCAAATGCAACAAACCTCACCAGAGGACTTTGTGTGCGATGAGTATcgctacaaaaacaaaaaggccaACACAACACAAAGCGGCGCGGCAAGTGGCGTTGGAGGAGGAGGTCTAGGGGGAGGCGGGGGAGCGGTCGCAGGACCAGGAGCCGCTGCTGCTCCGGGGGGTGGAAGTACCGGCGGAGCTGGCAGCAAGCCAACGGCTGACAGAGGCATTGAGAGGCGGGGCGGAGGGCGGCCACCGCCAGCAGAAATGGCCACGGGATCGCAGCAGCCTCAGCAGCAACAGTCCACGGCCAATACTGCGGCATCCCAGcagaaatacaaacaaaacgCTAATGGTGCGGCGGCGACAGCTAACACAAATCAAATTCCCGACACTAGGTAG
- the Kcmf1 gene encoding E3 ubiquitin-protein ligase Kcmf1 isoform X2, with protein sequence MSRHEGVSCDSCLKSNFNGRRYKCLICYDYDLCADCYEDGVTSTRHLVEHPMQCILTRSDIELYFGGEMLTSDQPQSFTCPYCKKMGFSDATLLEHVSAEHTETSLEVVCPVCAGLPGGEPNLVTDDFAGHLTLEHRQGPRELISFLDEPSAIRHGGGVRRIPGRTLGGPRTRRSNMHFSSSSGLSALSPSGRESVDPIAELLSQLSGVRRGGPPTSQLQQLQMQMQLDRQQVTASRQIDRLPRRAHPIASTSNLNAAMAEVISGGTGNGGGGSGAVGSGSGGGSGGTAPPNLRTTEWPVTASFSTSASNHSQTQSSLAPNSLNAREAVGTSTSGTNTLGISVGVGGTANGNGAGSTGIGVVGGANGQAVGQVGAPAGETLLLSQFMQPTLTEAEWANLERKRGERSMFVQSLMLSMLCTEALDLNDSDESLSKSDNVNKGQQQQQQDDAEAETLLNNNADVEQQPQPAMVRQVNQMQQTSPEDFVCDEYRYKNKKANTTQSGAASGVGGGGLGGGGGAVAGPGAAAAPGGGSTGGAGSKPTADRGIERRGGGRPPPAEMATGSQQPQQQQSTANTAASQQKYKQNANGAAATANTNQIPDTR encoded by the exons ATGAGTCGACATGAAG GCGTCAGCTGCGATTCATGTCTTAAGAGCAACTTTAACGGAAGGAGATACAAGTGCTTGATTTGCTATGACTATGATCTGTGCGCCGACTGTTACGAGGATGGCGTCACTTCCACGCGCCATTTGGTCGAGCACCCCATGCAGTGCATTCTTACCCGCTCCGACATCGAGCTGTACTTTGGCGGCGAGATGCTAACCTCTGATCAGCCACAGAGTTTCACGTGTCCCTACTGCAAGAAAATGGGCTTCAGTGACGCCACCTTGCTGGAGCACGTCTCCGCCGAGCACACGGAGACCAGTCTGGAAGTGGTCTGTCCGGTCTGTGCCGGTCTGCCGGGCGGGGAGCCGAATCTAGTCACAGACGACTTCGCCGGTCACCTTACACTGGAACACAGGCAGGGACCGCGCGAGCTCATTTCCTTTCTG GACGAGCCTTCGGCCATCCGTCATGGTGGTGGAGTGCGTCGGATTCCCGGACGCACCCTCGGAGGACCGCGGACAAGGCGCTCCAACATGCACTTCAGCTCGTCGAGCGGACTGTCGGCCTTGTCGCCCTCGGGTCGGGAATCTGTTGATCCCATTGCAGAACTGTTGTCGCAGCTTTCCGGAGTGAGGAGGGGTGGTCCGCCTACGTCGCAGCTGCAACAGCtacagatgcagatgcagTTGGATCGTCAGCAGGTGACG GCATCGCGCCAAATCGATCGGCTGCCAAGGCGTGCGCATCCCATAGCCTCAACATCGAACTTGAATGCAGCCATGGCCGAAGTGATCAGCGGTGGAACAGGAAACGGAGGCGGAGGAAGCGGCGCAGTTGGAAGTGGTAGTGGTGGCGGCAGCGGAGGCACCGCTCCGCCCAACCTGCGCACCACTGAGTGGCCAGTGACAGCGAGCTTCTCGACATCAGCCAGCAATCACTCGCAGACTCAGTCGAGTCTGGCCCCCAACAGCCTCAATGCTAGAGAA GCGGTCGGCACTAGCACCAGTGGCACCAATACCCTGGGCATCAGTGTAGGTGTTGGCGGAACGGCCAACGGCAATGGAGCAGGATCGACCGGAATAGGAGTCGTTGGTGGAGCTAATGGTCAGGCAGTCGGCCAGGTGGGAGCGCCAGCCGGCGAGACCCTTTTGCTGTCTCAGTTCATGCAGCCTACGCTTACTGAGGCTGAGTGGGCGAACTTGGAGCGCAAGCGGGGAGAACG ttccaTGTTTGTGCAGTCGCTTATGCTGTCGATGCTCTGCACTGAGGCACTGGACTTGAATGACTCCGATGAGAGCTTGAGCAAGAGTGATAATGTAAATAAggggcaacaacaacagcagcaggatgACGCCGAGGCGGAGACGCTGCTGAATAACAACGCCGACGTGGAGCAGCAACCACAACCGGCGATGGTGCGACAGGTGAATCAAATGCAACAAACCTCACCAGAGGACTTTGTGTGCGATGAGTATcgctacaaaaacaaaaaggccaACACAACACAAAGCGGCGCGGCAAGTGGCGTTGGAGGAGGAGGTCTAGGGGGAGGCGGGGGAGCGGTCGCAGGACCAGGAGCCGCTGCTGCTCCGGGGGGTGGAAGTACCGGCGGAGCTGGCAGCAAGCCAACGGCTGACAGAGGCATTGAGAGGCGGGGCGGAGGGCGGCCACCGCCAGCAGAAATGGCCACGGGATCGCAGCAGCCTCAGCAGCAACAGTCCACGGCCAATACTGCGGCATCCCAGcagaaatacaaacaaaacgCTAATGGTGCGGCGGCGACAGCTAACACAAATCAAATTCCCGACACTAGGTAG
- the Sf3b5 gene encoding splicing factor 3B subunit 5: protein MGERYNIHSQLEHLQSKYIGTGHADTTKFEWLTNQHRDSLASYMGHYDILNYFAIAENESKARVRFNLMERMLQPCGPPPEKLED, encoded by the coding sequence ATGGGAGAACGCTACAACATTCACAGCCAGTTGGAACATCTTCAGAGCAAGTACATCGGTACAGGACACGCGGACACTACCAAATTCGAATGGCTAACCAATCAGCACCGTGATTCCCTCGCCAGCTACATGGGACATTACGATATACTCAATTATTTCGCCATTGCTGAAAATGAATCAAAAGCGCGTGTACGGTTCAACCTCATGGAGCGGATGCTGCAGCCATGTGGACCTCCACCAGAAAAGCTAGAAGATTAA
- the LOC108119805 gene encoding abasic site processing protein HMCES produces MCGRTCLTLDPDEVLCACKYPKKTVKKEPDTPKEDAVKEEYDSRMETPEWRAEFNLGRRYQASYNIAPTDITPVIVSAAHFSDADDQKCSRVVMPMMWGMIPFWHKGDYKRHGLTTNNCRLEHLMDSKLYRGPFKRGQRCVVVCEGFYEWQTAGPAKKPSEREAYLVYVPQQGDAKIYDKSTWSPADVKLLRMAGLFDVWEDESGDKMYSYSIITFQSSKIMSWMHYRMPAILETEEQMNDWLDFKRVSDSEALATLRPAQSLQWHRVTKLVNNSRNKSEECNKPMELAAKPAKPPMNKTMMAWLNVRKKREEQIKAEQSDPSDDEEQDKQSEAKRKCSDSSPTGSPAKRPRFRDSKKTLQQSAGSSDTDVKSGER; encoded by the exons ATGTGTGGTCGCACTTGCTT GACTCTAGATCCGGACGAGGTGCTTTGCGCCTGCAAGTATCCCAAAAAAACAGTCAAAAAAGAACCGGACACTCCAAAGGAAGATGCTGTCAAGGAAGAATATGATTCTCGCATGGAAACTCCTGAGTGGCGGGCGGAGTTTAACTTGGGACGGCGCTACCAGGCATCATATAACATTGCTCCCACCGACATCACTCCCGTAATAGTATCTGCTGCGCACTTTTCCGACGCCGATGACCAGAAGTGCTCCAGGGTAGTGATGCCTATGATGTGGGGCATGATACCCTTCTGGCACAAGGGCGATTACAAGCGGCATGGACTCACCACCAACAACTGCCGACTGGAGCACCTGATGGATTCTAAATTGTATCGCGGTCCCTTTAAACGTGGCCAGCGTTGTGTCGTCGTTTGTGAGGGTTTCTACGAATGGCAGACTGCTGGCCCTGCCAAAAAGCCATCCGAAAGAGAAGCCTACCTGGTATACGTTCCTCAACAAGGCGATGCCAAGATCTACGATAAAAGTACCTGGTCTCCTGCGGATGTAAAACTTTTACGCATGGCTGGACTTTTTGACGTGTGGGAGGACGAGAGTGGCGACAAGATGTACAGTTACAGTATTATCACCTTTCAGTCCAGCAAGATAATGTCCTGGATGCACTACCGGATGCCGGCCATCCTTGAAACCGAAGAGCAGATGAAT gATTGGCTAGACTTTAAGCGAGTTAGCGACTCTGAAGCCTTGGCCACCTTACGGCCAGCCCAATCCTTGCAATGGCACCGAGTGACGAAGCTGGTGAATAATTCTCGCAACAAGAGCGAAGAATGCAACAAACCTATGGAGCTAGCTGCCAAACCAGCGAAGCCGCCGATGAATAAGACAATGATGGCGTGGCTGAATGTCCGCAAAAAGCGGGAGGAGCAGATCAAAGCAGAGCAGAGTGATCCTAGTGACGATGAGGAGCAGGATAAACAGAGCGAGGCGAAGCGAAAGTGTTCCGATAGCTCCCCCACTGGTAGTCCAGCCAAGAGGCCCCGGTTTCGGGACTCAAAGAAGACTCTTCAGCAGAGTGCGGGTAGCAGTGACACCGACGTAAAATCGGGCGAGCGATAG